Within the Thiohalobacter sp. IOR34 genome, the region GAGCGGCCTCCCGGCCGCGATGGGGTGTACCGCCGGAATCGCGGCGTGGACGCCGCTCCTACGGGGCGCGGTTTATTGTAGGAGCGGTCGCCAGGCCGCGATCGGGGACAACCGCCACACGGGCCGCACCACAACAGCCGATCCTTGCATGACTGACGACAGACTCCATGGCCTCTATGCCATCACCGACAGCGGGCTCATCCCGCCCGGCCGATTGACGACGGCCGTGGCCGCGGCCCTCCGCGGCGGCGCGCGGGTGGTCCAGTACCGCGACAAGTCGGACGCCGCCGGGCGGCGGCTGGCCGAGGCGACGGCCCTGGCCACGCTGTGCCGCGCGCAGGGCGCACTGTTCCTGGTCAACGACGACGTCGAGCTGGCCGCGGCCTGCGGCGCCCATGGCGTACACCTGGGTCGCGAGGACAGCGCACTGGAAACGGCGCGCCGCCGTCTCGGCGCAGAGGCCGTCATCGGCGTCTCCTGCTATGACGACCTGCAGCGGGCCCGGCAAGCGGCCGCGGCCGGCGCCGACTACCTCGCCTTCGGCCGGTTCTTTCCCTCCCGGACCAAGCCGGACGCGGTGCCGGCATCACCCGCCCTGCTGCAGGAGGCGAAAGCCGAACTCGGCCTGCCGCTGGTTGCCATCGGCGGCATCACCCCGGACAATGGCGGCCAGCTGATCGCTGCCGGCGCGGACATGCTGGCGGTGGTGCACGGCGTCTTCGGCCAGCCGGACATCGAGGCGGCGGCGGAACGGTTTGCGGATATGTTTGGAGAAGCCAGAAGCTAGGAGCTGGAAGCTGGAGGGTTCCCTTCCCGGCTTCCACTTCCCGGCTTTCGGCGCCCAGCTTCTAACTTCTAACTTCGAGCTTCTGAAAAATGACCCAATCGCACGAACTCTTCCAACAGGCCCAGCAACACATCCCCGGTGGCGTGAACTCGCCGGTGCGCGCCTTCAAGGGCGTCGGCGGCGAGCCGGTGTTCTTCGAGCGCGGCGAGGGCCCCTACCTGTGGGACGCCGACGGCCGGCGCTACATCGACTACGTCGCCTCCTGGGGACCGATGATCCTCGGCCACGCCCACCCCGAGGTGGTGAAGGCCGTGCAGGACACGGCCGCCAGGGGCCTGGGCTTCGGCGCCCCCACCGAGATCGAGACGCGCATGGCCGACCTGCTGTGCGAGCTGCTGCCTTCGCTGGAGCTGGTGCGCATGGTGAGTTCCGGCACCGAGGCGACCATGAGCGCCATCCGCCTGGCTCGCGGCTTCACTGGCCGCGACAAGATCGTCAAGTTCGAGGGCTGCTATCACGGCCACTCCGACTCGCTGCTGGTCAAGGCCGGCTCCGGCGCCCTGACCCTGGGCGTGCCCACCTCGCCGGGCGTGCCCGTGGCCCTGGCCGAACACACCATCACCCTGGAATACAACAACCTCGACCAGGTAAGGGAGGCCTTCGCCCACGTCGGTGGCCAAGTCGCGGCCATCATCGTCGAGCCGGTGGCGGGCAACATGAACTGCATCCCGCCGGTGCCCGGCTTCCTGGAGGGGCTGCGCGAGATCTGCGACCAATACGGCACGGTGCTGATCTTCGACGAGGTGATGACCGGCTTCCGCGTCGGCCTGGGCTGCGCCCAGGGCGTCTACGGCGTCACCCCCGACCTCACCACCCTGGGCAAGATCGTCGGCGGCGGCCTGCCGGTCGGCGCCTTCGGCGGCCGGCGGGAGGTCATGGAACAGATCGCGCCGCTCGGCCCCGTCTACCAGGCCGGCACCCTGTCCGGCAACCCGATGGCCATGGCTGCCGGCCTCGCCACCCTGGAAGGCGTGCGCCAGCCCGGTTTCTACGAGGTGCTGACCGAGAAGACCCGCCGCCTCACCGACGGCATCGTGGAACGCGCCAGGTCCCGCGGCATCGCCATGACCGCCAACAGCGTCGGCGGCATGTTCGGCCTGTTCTTCACCGAGGCCGAACGGGTCGAGAACTTCTACCAAGTCGGCCAGTGTGACCTCGACCGCTTCAAGCTGTTCTTCCACGGCATGCTGGAACGCGGCGTCTACCTGGCGCCCTCGGCCTACGAGGCCGGCTTCGTCTCCGCCGCCCATGACGACGAGGCCCTCGACGAGACCCTGGCGGCAGCAGAGGCGGTATTCGCGGAGATCGGCTAGCCCGCATATTGCATCAGGCCCCGGATGAAGGCGTGCCGGGGATCGCGGCCTGGAGGCCGCTCCTACGGAGCATGGCGGCACCCTGGTAGGAGCGGCCTCCAGGCCGCGATATGGCGGGCGTTGCCCGCCAACCATCTTCTAGCTTCCAGCTTCTGGCTTCTGCCCCCTGACTCCTCCCCTATAATCCCCCCATGTTCGCCGAACTCGGCCAGTCGCTGGCGGCGCTGTTCGATCAGCTGCTGCACTGGGTCCAGCTGCACCCGCACTGGGCGACGCTGATCGTCTTCCTTTCTGCGGCGCTGGAGTCCCTGGCCATCGTCGGCCTGTTCATGCCCGGGGCCCTGGTCATGTTCGGCATCGGGGCGCTGGTCACCGGCGGGGCGCTGGAGCTGCTGCCGACCCTGCTCTGGGCCGCGGCCGGCGCGGTGGCCGGCGACGGCATCAGTTTCTGGCTGGGCCGCCACTACCACCAGGCGTTGCGCGTGATCTGGCCGTTCCGCCGCTATCCGCGGCTGATCAACCGCGGCATGGCCTTCTTCCACCGCCACGGCGGCAAAAGCGTGCTGCTGGCCCGCTTCGTGGGTCCGGTACGCCCCATCCTGCCGGCGGTGGCCGGCATGCTGGACATGGCTCCGCGACGCTTCCTGTTCTTCAATCTGCTCTCCGCCCTGCTCTGGGCACCGGCCTATATCGTGCCGGGCATGGTCTTCGCAGCCTCGCTGAGCCTGGCCGCCGAAGTGGCCGGCCGCCTGGCCGTGCTGCTGGTGCTGCTGTTCGCGGCGCTGCTGCTCGGCGTCTGGCTGGTACGTGCCCTGTTCCGCCTGCTCCAGCCCCGTGCCAGCGAGCTGATCCGGCGCAGCCTGGCATGGAGCCGGCGCCACCCGCTGATCCGCCCGCTGGCCGGCTCGCTGCTCGACCCGGCCCACCCGGAAGCCCGCGGCCTGGCGCTGCTGGCCGCCCTGCTGGCAGGCGCCAGCCTGCTGTTCGTGGCCCTGCTGGAAGCGCCGCTGACCGGCGCCGACCGGCTGGTGTTCGAGTCCCTGCAGGAATTGCGCACGCCACTGGCCGACCGCCTGTTCACCGCCATCACCGAACTGGGCGACCGATCCGTGTTGCTGGCCTGCACACTGGCGGTATTCGGCTGGCTGCTGCTGCGGGGCCACCGGCGGGCCGCCTGGCACTGGCTGGCGGCCCTGGCCAGCGCCGCCGCCCTGACCCGGCTGCTGAAACTCGTCACCCGGGTGGAGCGTCCGCTGCCCCTCTACGACGGGCTCAGCCAGTACGCCTTCCCCAGCAGCCACACCAGCGTCAGCCTGACCCTGTTCGGCCTGCTGGCGGTGCTCATCGCCCGCGAGCTGCCGCCGCCACGCCGCTGGATCCCCTACGCCCTGGCAGCCCTGGCGTTCATCCCCATCGCCTTCTCCCGCCTCTATCTCGGTGCCCACTGGCTGTCGGACGTGCTCGGCGGCGCAGCGCTGGGGCTGGCCTGCGTGGCCCTGTTCGGCATCGCCTACAGCCGCCACCCGGCGGAACCCCTGCCCTGGCGCGGCCCGGTGCTGATCCTGCTGCTCACCCTGGGAGGCGTCGGCGGCTGGCACATCCACCAGACACTGGAGACCGACCTCGACCGCTACCGTGTGCGGCACCACCGCCTGGAACTGCCTCGCGCCGCCTGGCTAATGGACGGCTGGCAGCGTCTTCCCGCCTACCGCCTCGACCTGGCCGACTCCCGCCGGCATGCCCTGAACCTGCAGTATGCCGGGAGCCTGGAGGGGCTGGAGAAGAAGCTGGCAGCCCGCGGCTGGCGCTCGCCGCCGCTGCCCCGCTGGAGCGACCTGTTGCACTGGCTGGTGCCGCAGCCGGCGGCGGCCAGCCTGCCGTTGCTGCCCCAGGTCCATGACGGCCACTATGAACGGTTACGCCTGCTGAAACCGGCAAAGGGGGGCGAGGAACTGCTGGTCGTGCGGCTGTGGTCGGCACATGCCCGGCTGGAGGACGGCACCCCGCTGTGGATCGGCAACGCCTCGCGCGTGACGCCGCGCCACCTGTTCGGGATCCTCACCTGGCTGCAGACCGAGCCCGACTTCGACCGGCCGCTGGCCAGCCTGCGCCGCGACCTGCCGACGGACTTCACGGCCGTCATCCGTCACCGGCCAGAGGCCGCCCTGCCCGGCTGGTCCGGCGAGGTCCTGCTACTGTCCCGCTGAAAGGACACGGCTCCTGACTCCTGGATTCTGGATTCTGGATTCTGGATTCTGGATTCTGGATTCTGGATTCTGACATCACCCCCCCCACCGCTCACCGACGCTGTGCGCCACGCCGAGCTGATCGAGGATGCGGGCCACAACGAAGTCGATCAGATCGTCGATGGTCTGCGGCTGGTGGTAGAAGCCGGGATTGGCGGCGAGAATCACCACCCCGAGGCGGGCCAGCTTGAGCATGTTCTCCAGATGGATGGCAGAGAACGGCGTCTCGCGCGGCACCAGAACCAGCTTGCGCCCCTCCTTCAGCACCACGTCCGCGGCCCGCTCGATGAGGCTGCGGCTGGCCCCGCAGGCGATGGCCGACAGGGTACCCATGGTGCAGGGACAGACCACCATCGCCCGTGGCGCACCCGAGCCGCTGGCCAGGGGCGCCGTCCACTGGCGCGCGCCGTAGACGCGCAGCTGGCCTTCGACTGCACCCAGCCGCTCAGCAAGCAGCCGTTCGATCTCCGCCGGCCGCCCCGGCAGACCGAGATCGGTCTCCATGCCCAGCACCACCTGGCCCGGCTCGGAAAGCATCAGCTCGACCTGCTCGCCGGCCTGGATCAGGCATTCCAGCAGGCGCAGGGCATAGCGGGCGCCGGAAGCCCCGGTGATGGCCAGCGCGATACGCCGGCTCCGGCCTGTCACTTTCTCTGTCATGCGCAATCCTCTATCCCGATCGCGGCTGTAGGAACGGCGGCCACGCCGCGATTCACGCGGTACATCCCATCGCGGCCTGGAGGCCGCTCCTACAGATAAATCGTGCCGCCATGCCCCGTAGGAGCGGCGTCCACGCCGCGATTCACGCGGTACACCCCATCGCGGCCGGGAGGCCGCTCCTACAACAAACCGTGCCGCCATACCCCGTAGGAGCGGCGTCCACGCCGCGATTCACGCGGTACATCCCATCGCGGCCTGGAGGCCGCTCCTACAGACAAATCGTGCCGCCATGCCCCGTAGGAGCGGCGTCCACGCCGCGATTCACGCGGTACACCCCATCGCGGCCGGGAGGCCGCTCCTACAACAAACCGTGCCGCCATACCCTGTAGGAGCGGCGTCCACGCCGCGATTCACGCGGTACATCCCATCGCGGCCTGGAGGCCGCTCCTACAGACAAATCGTGCCGCCGTGCCCCCGTAGGAGCGGCGTCCACGCCGCGATTCGGCGTTAATCCCGATCGCGGCCTGGAGGCCGCTCCTACAATGTTTTCCGTGGATTCCGTGGCCATCAATCTTTTCGTGGGTTTTGCGGATTTCGTGGCCATCGCCGGTTCCGCCTGACAATGGCGGGTGATGCCCACCCCCGATCGCGGCCGGGAGGCCACTCCTGCATCAATGCCCTTTCAGCGCGGCCAGCAGCCGCTCGTGGATGCCACCGAAGCCGCCGTTGCTCATCACCAGTATCGAGTCCCCGGGCCGTGCCTCGGCCACCACCTCGGCCACCAGGGCATCGAGATCGGCGCTGACCGTGGCCGGAGGGACGGCGGCACGGGCCACGGCCTCCAGGTCCCAGTCCAGATCCGCCGGCCGGAACAGCCAGACCCGGTCGGCCTCGCGCAGCGCCGGGGCCAGCTGCCCCTGGTGCACGCCCATGCGCATGGTGTTGGAACGCGGCTCCAGCACGGCGAGGATGCGACCGCTGCCGGTATACTGGCGCAGGCCGGCCAGGGTGGTGGCGATGGCCGTGGGATGGTGGGCAAAATCGTCCAACACAGCGACCTCTCGCACCCGCCCCCGCAGCTCCATGCGCCGCTTCACGCCACGGTATTCGCACAGCGCGGCACAGGCCTCGGCCGCCGGCACCCCGGCATGGCGGGCCGCGGCGATCGCCGCCAGGGCATTGTGCAGGTTGTGTTCACCAAGCTGTCCCCACTCCACCGCACCCTGCGCCGTGCCCTCGTACCAGACCTCGAAGCGGCTGCCGTCCTCCGCCAGCCGGCGCACCTGCCACTGGGCCGGGAACTCGCCGACCGACACGGTCTCGGTGGGTGTCCAGCAGCCCATCTCCAGCATCTCGGCGATATTCCCGTCGTTGGCGTTCTCGATGATCAGTCCGGCACCGGGCACGGTACGGACAAGATGATGAAATTGCCGCTGGATAGCCGCCAGATCCGGGAAGATATCCGCATGATCGAACTCAAGATTGTTCAGCACCAGGGTCCGCGGCCGGTAGTGGACGAATTTCGAGCGCTTGTCGAAGAAGGCGGTGTCGTACTCGTCGGCCTCGACCACGAAGAAGGGCGTCTCGCCGAGACGCGCCGAGACGCCGAAGTTGGCCGGCACGCCACCGATCAGGAAGCCCGGGCCGAGGCCGGCATGTTCCAGGATCCAGGCCAGCATGCTGGCGGTGGATGTCTTGCCGTGAGTCCCGGCCACGGCCAGCACCCAGCGGCCCTGCAGCACGTGGTCGGCCAGCCACTGGGGACCCGAGGTATAGGGCAGCCCGGCGTCGAGCACCCGCTCCACCGCCGGATTGCCGCGCGACAGGGCATTGCCGATCACCACGGCGTCGAGCCCCTCACCGAGATGCTCCGGCCGGTAGCCTTCCCGCAGCGCAATGCCCTGCGCCTCCAGCTGGGTGCTCATCGGCGGGTAGACATTGGCATCCGAGCCCTCGACCTCGATGCCGGACTGCCGGGCCAGCAGGGCGATACCGCCCATGAAGGTGCCGCAGATACCGAGAATATGGATGCGCATGGTCTCCGGATTCAGGCTGCAATCGAAGGCATGATGATAGCCACGGAACCCGCGGAAGGCACGAAAAAACGTCTTGGCCACGGAACCCACGGAAAACACCGGAGGACGTTCATGTTGTCCGTGGGTTCCGTGGCTGATTTTTTATGTTCTTACGTGGCCATCCCCCTCAGGACACCGGGAACAGCGCCTCGAGGATGAACTGCGAGACCAGGAAATAGCCCAGGCTGATGCCGATCCCCACTGCCAGTGGCACCTCCAGCGCATGGCGCAGGATGTGGCCGAGCACGCTCAGGCTCCACACCAGCAATACCAGCAGCATCAGCAACAGGCCACCCAGACCCCCACCATTCTCGGGCGCAGCGGCCAGGGCGAAGGTCAGCGGCAGGGCCAGGATGCCGAGCAGCAGCCAGCAGCCGAACACTGCGCTCAGGGTCTGCAGAAAACGCTCCGGATGACCAACCAGGCGCAGGCAGAGCTGCACGAAGGCCGCCAGAATGAGGCTATCGAGCACAGCGGCGCCCAGCGAGCGGGACAGACTCAGATAGGCGAGGCCACTGATCAGGTCGAGCAGCAGGTAGGCCAGGAGTCCGGCACCGAGCAGCAGGCCGGAGGCCGGCAGCCGCTGTGGGCCGGCACGCAGCAGGCAGATCTGGAGCAGGGTCTGGAACAGGGCCGTCACGCATCCTCCGGCACGGGGATCAGCGAGCCATGATAACGGCTTTTCCGGTCCCGCTCGATCGGCAGTCCGTCAATCCCCCATTTATACCCGAGTAATCTACTCTGGTATTTTCCGTCAACAGGACTATAGTGGTTCACAGAGGGCTGGCATCCTGCCTCCCCTTCCGGACACCAACACAAGGAGTCCACCATGAACACATCCTTACCCATGAGCGGCGAACACCGCCCCCAGTCGAACGACCCCAAGGCCTGGAACGAGGAGCTGGCCATCCAGCTCGCCCGCGAGGAAGGCATCGAGCTGACACCGGAACACTGGGATGTCATCCACTACCTGCGCCAGCGCTGTGAAGCGGAGGGCAACAGCTGCAGCGCCCGGCTGGTCCTCAAGGCGCTGAGTGGCCGCTACAAGAAACAGGGCGGCAAACGCTATCTCTACCAGTTGTTTCCGCACGGCCCCGTCCAGCAGGCCTGCAAGATCGCCGGCATCCCGCTGCCCGCCTATACCCTCGACCTGTCCTTCGGGAGCACCCATTAACAGCGAGCAATCGCGGCGTGGACGCCGCTCCTACGGGGCAAGGCGG harbors:
- a CDS encoding bifunctional DedA family/phosphatase PAP2 family protein — translated: MFAELGQSLAALFDQLLHWVQLHPHWATLIVFLSAALESLAIVGLFMPGALVMFGIGALVTGGALELLPTLLWAAAGAVAGDGISFWLGRHYHQALRVIWPFRRYPRLINRGMAFFHRHGGKSVLLARFVGPVRPILPAVAGMLDMAPRRFLFFNLLSALLWAPAYIVPGMVFAASLSLAAEVAGRLAVLLVLLFAALLLGVWLVRALFRLLQPRASELIRRSLAWSRRHPLIRPLAGSLLDPAHPEARGLALLAALLAGASLLFVALLEAPLTGADRLVFESLQELRTPLADRLFTAITELGDRSVLLACTLAVFGWLLLRGHRRAAWHWLAALASAAALTRLLKLVTRVERPLPLYDGLSQYAFPSSHTSVSLTLFGLLAVLIARELPPPRRWIPYALAALAFIPIAFSRLYLGAHWLSDVLGGAALGLACVALFGIAYSRHPAEPLPWRGPVLILLLTLGGVGGWHIHQTLETDLDRYRVRHHRLELPRAAWLMDGWQRLPAYRLDLADSRRHALNLQYAGSLEGLEKKLAARGWRSPPLPRWSDLLHWLVPQPAAASLPLLPQVHDGHYERLRLLKPAKGGEELLVVRLWSAHARLEDGTPLWIGNASRVTPRHLFGILTWLQTEPDFDRPLASLRRDLPTDFTAVIRHRPEAALPGWSGEVLLLSR
- the mpl gene encoding UDP-N-acetylmuramate:L-alanyl-gamma-D-glutamyl-meso-diaminopimelate ligase, with amino-acid sequence MRIHILGICGTFMGGIALLARQSGIEVEGSDANVYPPMSTQLEAQGIALREGYRPEHLGEGLDAVVIGNALSRGNPAVERVLDAGLPYTSGPQWLADHVLQGRWVLAVAGTHGKTSTASMLAWILEHAGLGPGFLIGGVPANFGVSARLGETPFFVVEADEYDTAFFDKRSKFVHYRPRTLVLNNLEFDHADIFPDLAAIQRQFHHLVRTVPGAGLIIENANDGNIAEMLEMGCWTPTETVSVGEFPAQWQVRRLAEDGSRFEVWYEGTAQGAVEWGQLGEHNLHNALAAIAAARHAGVPAAEACAALCEYRGVKRRMELRGRVREVAVLDDFAHHPTAIATTLAGLRQYTGSGRILAVLEPRSNTMRMGVHQGQLAPALREADRVWLFRPADLDWDLEAVARAAVPPATVSADLDALVAEVVAEARPGDSILVMSNGGFGGIHERLLAALKGH
- the thiE gene encoding thiamine phosphate synthase translates to MTDDRLHGLYAITDSGLIPPGRLTTAVAAALRGGARVVQYRDKSDAAGRRLAEATALATLCRAQGALFLVNDDVELAAACGAHGVHLGREDSALETARRRLGAEAVIGVSCYDDLQRARQAAAAGADYLAFGRFFPSRTKPDAVPASPALLQEAKAELGLPLVAIGGITPDNGGQLIAAGADMLAVVHGVFGQPDIEAAAERFADMFGEARS
- the hemL gene encoding glutamate-1-semialdehyde 2,1-aminomutase — protein: MTQSHELFQQAQQHIPGGVNSPVRAFKGVGGEPVFFERGEGPYLWDADGRRYIDYVASWGPMILGHAHPEVVKAVQDTAARGLGFGAPTEIETRMADLLCELLPSLELVRMVSSGTEATMSAIRLARGFTGRDKIVKFEGCYHGHSDSLLVKAGSGALTLGVPTSPGVPVALAEHTITLEYNNLDQVREAFAHVGGQVAAIIVEPVAGNMNCIPPVPGFLEGLREICDQYGTVLIFDEVMTGFRVGLGCAQGVYGVTPDLTTLGKIVGGGLPVGAFGGRREVMEQIAPLGPVYQAGTLSGNPMAMAAGLATLEGVRQPGFYEVLTEKTRRLTDGIVERARSRGIAMTANSVGGMFGLFFTEAERVENFYQVGQCDLDRFKLFFHGMLERGVYLAPSAYEAGFVSAAHDDEALDETLAAAEAVFAEIG
- a CDS encoding TusE/DsrC/DsvC family sulfur relay protein; translated protein: MNTSLPMSGEHRPQSNDPKAWNEELAIQLAREEGIELTPEHWDVIHYLRQRCEAEGNSCSARLVLKALSGRYKKQGGKRYLYQLFPHGPVQQACKIAGIPLPAYTLDLSFGSTH
- a CDS encoding flavin prenyltransferase UbiX codes for the protein MTGRSRRIALAITGASGARYALRLLECLIQAGEQVELMLSEPGQVVLGMETDLGLPGRPAEIERLLAERLGAVEGQLRVYGARQWTAPLASGSGAPRAMVVCPCTMGTLSAIACGASRSLIERAADVVLKEGRKLVLVPRETPFSAIHLENMLKLARLGVVILAANPGFYHQPQTIDDLIDFVVARILDQLGVAHSVGERWGG